The DNA segment GATGCTGCCGGAAATGTCATTGGCGTTTTGGAGGGCGTAGACTCGGAAGCACCCTGTGTGATGATGGGATCCCATTATGATTCTGTTGTAAATGGCGGTGATTTCGATGGAGTTGCAGGAATTGTATGTGCGATTGAAGTTGCAAGACAGTTAAAGGAAAAAGAAATTGTTCCACAACGTAATTTTGTAGTTGTAGGTTTTTGTGATGAAGAAGGAATGCGTTTTGGGACTGGATATTTTGGCTCCGGTGCAATTTTAGGCAATCGCGATGTTGCGTACTGTAAGCGATTTAAAGATGTCAATGGGGTATCCATTTACGATGCCATGAATAGCTATGGTCTGGATCCCGAAAAGATCGAGGAAGCAAAATGGCCAAAAGGCTCCATTGGATGTTTTCTGGAAGCACATATTGAACAAGGACCCGTTCTGGATGCCATGGGTATAGAAATCGGCCTTGTTGATTGCATTGTTGGAATCCAGAGACATATGGTTACCGTTCATGGAAGAGCAGACCATGCAGGTACAACACCTATGGATATGCGGATAGATGCTGTTGAAGCAGCTGCAAAAGTAATTTCAAAAATACCTGACTGGGCCAGAGAAAAGGCGGATGGAACCGTTGCTACGATAGGATATATTAATACCGTTCCTGGAGGAGTAAATATAGTTCCGGAAAAATGTGAATTTACTGTGGACATCCGTTCTAAGAACAATGATAATATTAATGATATTAGTAAACGAATGGAAGCTGCCCTGGAGAGGGAAGTAAAGGCTATCGGCGGAAGCTTCGAGATTAAAAACACGTTAACGATTACATCGGTAGACTTGTCTAAAGATATGCTGAAGATTATGGAAGAAAGCTGTAAAGATCATCAATATAGCTACAAATATCTTCCAAGCGGAGCAGGTCATGATGCCCTGGAAATAGGGCAGGTGATTCCCACAGCAATGATTTTTGTACCAAGTGAAGGGGGAAGAAGCCATTGCCCAGTTGAATTCACCAAATACAGCGATTTTGCAAAAGCAGCAACTGTTATGACGGATCTGGCCATAACATTGTTGGAAAAATAATTGGTAAAGAGCCTGCCTTGGGTCATATTGCAGTGCTGTCTCTGAGTTTTTATGGTATAATGAAAAACACAGTTACTGCTGAATTTAGTTATAATATTCTTATTGTAGGTGGAGTATGGGATTTACGGTAGAAGAACTCCTTAAAATTGAGGAAGTAAAAAATCTGTCTGTAATCTGCGGACAAGATGGACTTAAAAATGAAATAAAAGGT comes from the Blautia liquoris genome and includes:
- a CDS encoding M20 family metallo-hydrolase: MAIEEIVGRIAEDLEHLKQYTATQGEGCTRLPFTKEAQGAVEFLKSTMQEAGLCVTEDAAGNVIGVLEGVDSEAPCVMMGSHYDSVVNGGDFDGVAGIVCAIEVARQLKEKEIVPQRNFVVVGFCDEEGMRFGTGYFGSGAILGNRDVAYCKRFKDVNGVSIYDAMNSYGLDPEKIEEAKWPKGSIGCFLEAHIEQGPVLDAMGIEIGLVDCIVGIQRHMVTVHGRADHAGTTPMDMRIDAVEAAAKVISKIPDWAREKADGTVATIGYINTVPGGVNIVPEKCEFTVDIRSKNNDNINDISKRMEAALEREVKAIGGSFEIKNTLTITSVDLSKDMLKIMEESCKDHQYSYKYLPSGAGHDALEIGQVIPTAMIFVPSEGGRSHCPVEFTKYSDFAKAATVMTDLAITLLEK